ACCAACACTGTTCCCAGAGAGCTAAAGCATGTCACGTGCAAGCTTTTGTttcagcccagcactaacacaccgaATCAATGTCTCGATGAGCAGTTGGATCGGGTGTGTTAGAGCGGGGCTGGAGCAAAACCTGCACAACCAGTGGCTCCCCGGGACCAGGGCTGATAACCGGTGCACTATTCAATAATGGAACAGACAGTTGTCAACACAAAAATAATCATTTCAGATAAGTCATTCTATTGATTGATCCCACATCGTGCAACATCTCAACACACAACCCATATACAGTGCGATGGTACACTCACATTGTCATTTACTGTAACTGTTCTCTGTAGACACACAACACAAAACCGGATGAAAGTCTGACCTGCCAAGGGAGCCCTTTACCCACTGACAGACATGCCCTGGATTAGGTGTGTGCGCCAGACGGGGAAAGCTTTTTCTCCACATTGCCAACAGTAACCTACTAGGCTTTGTGACTATAACTACCGGTACAATAATTACATAGCAACATACTAAAACCACATTTTTGCCAAGTCTTGGAATGGAGACAAGTAAAAGGGAGCATTTTAAAGATTGCTAGACCAGAAAATGCACTAATATCATGTgtatctatttctttctctcctccagttGAAATGCCTGTTAACAGTATCACCCCAGATGCTGTGGTCTATATCGGTCAGTGGCTTCTGCTGGCTCTCATTGGCTACTGGCTGCTGTCCCTGGCCTTCCGATTGGTGGCGTCCACTCTGAGGCGGGTCCTGTGGCTACTGAAGCTGGGTGTGGTTTTAGGActgttttgcctgatcctaagtgACAGCAGTGCTGGAACGGAGACTACGGCGCTGCGATTGGCCGGCCTGGTGAGCGTCTGCGTCCTATTGGGTATCGGGCATTCTGGCACCGGGGTGATAAAACCTACCTGGAGGATCAAGTGAGGGTGCTAGAGAGACGagtgagagaaatggagaggaggaaagagaagtGAGGGGTGGCTGGATGGGAACTGAAAGGCCTTGTTTTGTACATTAACCTAGGTCTAGGATCGTAACAAGGACGTTGTACATAAAGTTTTGTTTAAAAACAAATGGTATCGTTTTGCATAATGAAGCACTTTGCCTTTTTCATAAAGATCTTAGTTAATGTGTGTGAGAAACAGAATTGACAGCAAATATGATTAGCTTGTTTTAAAGGAAACAGGCGGACAAGAGTATTGTGTTTTCTGTTTATTGAGGTGGACCCATGCATGTCCTACAATAAATGCTTTTGATATTCGCAGAATAGAAACACTAAACATTCCATAAGGTATCATGATATGTCATTGGAAATCATATTTTTCTTCATTCTCGCGCCTTTCCAGTTATGGCAGCATACACCACAAACAAGTTCAAATAAAACAAAACTGATGCATACTTCCTATTACCTACATTTGAGATCTGTCCATTCCTTTTAAAGCGTGTTGGGTGTAGGGGGATGAGACAGTTGGTGAGAAAAGCAGCTTTGGGAAGAACGTTTTAAAAGTAACTCCAAAAGTTTAAGCGTAATCAAGAGGCCTTCTCATCTGCCCTTCTCCAATTGAGATTTTACCTTGACCAACTAGGGCCAGGAGTTTACTGTTCTggttacatggtctggaaatgACCTCTCCGAATATAATCATGTAAAATACATTTCTCACCCCCTGACCTGACCAGGGGTACATTCATTAGGAACCTAATGGAAGCAACTAGGTTGAAACGGGTAGGGACTAACTGAATTTGTCCCAAAAAGTTGTTACCGTTTGCTTCATTGTGCACTTATGAAGACACCCCAGGACAAGAAGGCACTGGATGCGTTTGTGTGATAAGGCTTAAGCAAACGACTAGGTGAAATCGGGGGAGGAGCAACGGCGACAGCCACAAGTTTGGGCACGTGGTTTTGCACCAAATCTCAGACGAACATGGCAGTGTTGCCATTGTTATGAAAGTATTTCTTTGTAACGTTAAAATAATCACGTCTCCAACTTCCATATCACACAATCGTAATTTGAAATCATGCGGGTGTACATTGTACAAACAATGAGACTCGTATCACATTCATTTTGTATATATCCACTGTATACATAAATCAAGGcaaagttggttcctgtttcagtcatgtctttggtcacgTTCGTGTGGGTCAAACAAAAACAAcctaatgattggttgacaatagagcCTCCCACAATGCAGGTGATGGCTGCAGGAGGAAGTTGGTGAAGAGCAACTGCAGAAACTTGCAGTCAAAACGTCATGACCTTTTTTGTAAAGCTCATGCAGTTGACATTTAGGCACAAGTGGGATCATTTTTATCCCCATAATGCATCACACTTTGAAAGGTGGTGGCCACTGACTTGACAAGTGATCCGCTCGAACTGTCTGTAAAACCTTCAGGAGTGCGTCATTATTTAAGAGACAAATAGGATTTTATATTTAAATACCAAAATGAGCCTTTTAAACCAAGATGATGTGTgttgcaaatggcaccctatagtacactacttttgaggGAGATGCAGACGATGTATAGCATCTTAATAAAATAGCGCCCTCCCAGTGTATTAATAAGTTATTTAACTCTACATACCCACCCTGTTGAAATGACAGCAGTTTCATATGTATAACTAAAATGATACACCACATGCATATAATGAAAAACGGCTATACATTGGGAAGTAAAGGCATTTCTGATCGTATTtgcatgcatatatatatatatatatataaaaaacacacacactttaaatatACACAACAGGAAGTGGCTACCTGACTGGCGGAGAGCTTTACTTGGTCTACCGAGTGGATGATAAGTTGTCCTAGCATCTTCTGATTGTATGATTAGGAGTGATATGGGTTCTGATTGGATTATGATACACTTAGaaaaaaacatttccaaaaaggttcttcggctgtccctatTTTTGGTTCCAGTAGAACCCTGAAAGGCAGTTATCGGTTGTGTTCCTCTCCTCAGACATTGCTGACGAATGCCAGATCTTACAACTATTGGATAGCTATTTTACGCATCAGCTAACCACATGTTATCGACTGTGCACGACGGCACAGCCGGTGACGtggcacgcaaccattggttgatgcatgcagcGCCTCCGCAGGGGAACACGACCAGAGTGTTTGATAGACGCCATACATTAAattggtggaagccctcaatggcgctgcccatgccaATACtgccttttggccactagaggcctctatcattctatGGGCTACATTCCAATTCTCTTGTACACTCCCCTTCTAAAAATAAATGGACTGGGAATATGGTGGAAACTCCCTGAAGACATTTTGTTGCACCAATCCAATGCATGAGAGGGAGTGGATCTGTGCACACTTCTGGAGAAGGGTAGGGATCTGGCCTCTGATTCAGTTTGACACGTCCCCCCCCCGCCCGGACATTTTGACTGACTTCATCACAGCTAAACATGAAAGTCCTTTTAAATGATCTCCTTTCTTTCACTAATATCCCATTTACACAGAgacaaaaacattaaaaaaattgGTCGTTTTTGTATACGTGAAAggggtacatttaaaaaaaaaaacagggacCTAGTAATGAAACCTGTTTCTTCACAGGCCctgtaaccaaaaaaaaaaaaaaaaacggtatCTATGGGAATGGATCTGTCTTTTTGCAGGGAAATTATTTAACACTTCCATTGTTTAACACCTCCCTAGTTTGAATTGCAAACAGGCCCCATGGTTTAACAGGGGTCATCTAAATATGCCTTTTTAAaaggtataataataataataataatgtcttATGTCAGAAAACAGTATAACACTCACCAGAAAAGGATGGATAGGTGATTTGAGGGGCAATGTCTAGGTCACAGTTACAACATACTgcttcctctcctatccctccccaTTTATATAAGTGGTCACAGTCGAGGAGATGAGCAAAGGAAGCCATTGAACTGTATTCGGGACGGAGCCGTGGCAACATTACTAAGGTCGCTCCTGATTGGACCGATGACAGGCGTTCTACAGGAAGTTGGTGGGGGCGTTTTTTCCTGTGTCGGTGTTGAACTGGAAGGCTCCGTCTGTGGAGTGCAGAGCTTCAGAGGTGGGCGGGGGGAcctgggggggaggagggaggaacaatGTCAGAAGctgtgtgtatgagtgagtgagtgagtgagtgagtgagtgagtgagtgtgagtgagtgagtgaatgagtgaatgagtgagtgaatgagagagacCTGGGGTGGTGGATGGGCAAGGAGGGGATCAGCAGGAGACATGTTCTCCATCTTTATCTCCTCATTCCCTGAGGGGGCGCTGTACATCACCGGCGCatacccctgaaacacacacagttaCGCAagcttccacacacacactaactacacTCTGAGATGAGAAGGATCAAAACCAGAGTGGAATATGACAGCCACAAAGGAAAAGAGGGAAGTGGAGTGAGAAAAGACACTATGCAACAGTTAAGTAGAGATATACCATCGGCGCCACAGGG
The genomic region above belongs to Oncorhynchus nerka isolate Pitt River linkage group LG18, Oner_Uvic_2.0, whole genome shotgun sequence and contains:
- the LOC115115496 gene encoding voltage-gated monoatomic cation channel TMEM109-like isoform X1; the protein is MMQVLRETLTDLSKEAHGYLVHLLGARSVENAQECFFQVVKYLAEAAASGANVVMKYLAQFLMVAGVDVEMPVNSITPDAVVYIGQWLLLALIGYWLLSLAFRLVASTLRRVLWLLKLGVVLGLFCLILSDSSAGTETTALRLAGLVSVCVLLGIGHSGTGVIKPTWRIK